A stretch of DNA from Solea solea chromosome 11, fSolSol10.1, whole genome shotgun sequence:
GAGTGTGATGCACAGCACTGATCTGTTCACGATGTCACACTGATCCAAAGTCATATCCATGTCTGTGAAGCTCCTGCGTGGCACATCCATAGTTTCAATGAAGGCCTCTCCATACCTGTGTCCAAACCTGACCTCTGCACTGGCTCTCACCGTCAGCAGAGTGTCCGTGGACTCAAAGTGCTGCTCAAACCTCCTGCCACACGGGGCTCTTATGGCTAAGAGCAAACTGCCGTTGGCACCAGCTTCTCTGCTTGTTGTTGGTCCTCCTGGCTCCGGTTCTAGAGGCTTGGACCGGATCCTGTGAGACCCGTCAGTCTGCTGCAGGACAGCATGACCGGACAGCGTGAGCGCAGACATGTGTTGGTCCAgacttcctcctcctgcagaaccagcagcagcagcatcagcatcagcagcagcatcagcactcACCTCTGACCGCCTCCTCTCGATGGACGGCAGGACCTTGTACTTGTTTAAGGACTGTGGCG
This window harbors:
- the ubxn10 gene encoding UBX domain-containing protein 10, yielding MHLTRPTSSKGRSRPAAAAAANNDSPHAGDHIPGSPESAVQHSRRDRNLRSQSQPSMYMREDHVLHLLRQRAPAAPPQSLNKYKVLPSIERRRSEVSADAAADADAAAAGSAGGGSLDQHMSALTLSGHAVLQQTDGSHRIRSKPLEPEPGGPTTSREAGANGSLLLAIRAPCGRRFEQHFESTDTLLTVRASAEVRFGHRYGEAFIETMDVPRRSFTDMDMTLDQCDIVNRSVLCITLNSNDSVVQHE